From Nicotiana tabacum cultivar K326 chromosome 22, ASM71507v2, whole genome shotgun sequence, one genomic window encodes:
- the LOC107790072 gene encoding heavy metal-associated isoprenylated plant protein 1-like — protein sequence MGKNKNKQNEGEMKNEEQQKREGEQNEGKMHQKKEGGNLTVVLKVDFHCDGCTLKIIKAVRSFEGVEKVTCDGEANKVTVIGKVDPLKLKEKVERKTNKAVQIVSPLPKDCKKQKVPGENGEDKKQKHKEKEPPVTTAVVKIHLHCEGCIQKIQKVITKNKGYKEMKMDMEKDLVTVTGTMDMKELVEELKKQLKKDVVIVPPKKEGGEKKDGGGGNGKGKDGQGGDNNKGGQMDNNGLMQVHYGYPYMDMYSAIQASEIFSDENANVSFS from the exons ATGGGTAAG AATAAGAACAAGCAGAATGAAGGAGAGATGAAGAACGAAGAGCAGCAGAAGAGGGAAGGAGAACAGAATGAAGGAAAGATGCACCAGAAGAAGGAAGGAGGCAACTTAACCGTGGTTTTGAAAGTTGATTTTCACTGCGACGGTTGCACCCTTAAGATTATTAAAGCCGTTCGAAGTTTTGAAG GTGTGGAGAAGGTGACCTGTGATGGCGAAGCCAACAAGGTGACGGTAATCGGGAAAGTGGATCCACTGAAGCTAAAGGAGAAGGTTGAGCGGAAGACGAACAAGGCAGTTCAGATTGTCTCTCCGTTGCCTAAGGATTGCAAGAAACAGAAAGTCCCTGGAGAAAATGGTGAAGATAAGAAGCAGAAACACAAAGAGAAAGAG CCTCCGGTTACCACTGCGGTAGTGAAGATACACCTACACTGTGAAGGATGTATCCAAAAGATTCAGAAAGTTATCACTAAAAATAAAG GTTACAAGGAGATGAAAATGGACATGGAAAAGGACTTGGTAACAGTGACAGGTACAATGGATATGAAGGAATTGGTGGAGGAACTGAAGAAGCAACTGAAAAAAGATGTTGTAATTGTGCCGCCGAAGAAGGAAGGGGGAGAGAAAAAAGACGGCGGCGGCGGGAATGGAAAAGGGAAGGATGGGCAAGGTGGCGACAACAACAAGGGGGGGCAGATGGATAATAATGGATTAATGCAGGTTCACTATGGGTATCCGTACATGGACATGTACTCTGCAATTCAGGCTTCTGAGATTTTCAGTGATGAAAATGCTAATGTTAGCTTCTCTTGA